The following DNA comes from Vibrio gigantis.
GGGTCCAATCCATGAACTCTACTTGTGTACCTGGGCTTAGTTTATAGCTGCGCTCAAACGAGTGGTAGCTATTCATTGCAGCACCTACCGCTAATACCGAAACCCCGACATGAGCAAAGGTCATCACCCAGACTTTACGTTGGAACTTGGTTTGGCGCGTCACCATCAAGCCATAAACATGAGTGAGTAAAACCCAAAATGCCAGTGACCATGTTATCAGAGCCATCACTTGGATCTTCTCTACTTGCAAACCGTAACAGGCGAACCCGAGACAAATAGATACTAGAGCTATTAACGTAATAGCGCCTTTCGATGCTTGAGGCTTGATACTCAACAAAGGCGCTAAGCCCACAACGGCTAACGCAAGCAAAGCCAAAGGTGCAATTAATAGATTAAAGTAAGGAGCACCGACCGAGATATTACCCAGCCCAAGCAGCTCGAATACCATTGGATAAAACGTGCCAAACACCACGATAGCAGTCGCCAGTACAAAAATAAGCACCGCGACTAAACTCAAAAAGCTCTTACTGGCGAAACTGGTAATCGGGCTTGATTCAAAAGACTCTCCTCTGACGATAAGCAGAGAAAATGAGCTCACGAGCACCAAAACCAATATAAGCAGCAGTGCGATACCTTTGGTTGGGTCGACAGCAAAAGCATGTACCGATGTTAGTACGCCAGAACGAACAATAAAGGTACCCAAGATACTCAAGCAAAACGTAATAAAAGCAAGGCTTAGAGACCATTTCAGGAGCTGTTGTTTGCCCTTAGCTACGCCTAGGCTATGGAGTAAAGCTGTTGAAGTCAGCCACGGCAACAAGCTGGCATTTTCAACAGGATCCCAGAACCACCAACCGCCCCAACCTAATTCGTAATACGCCCACCAAGAGCCAAGAATGATCCCTGCGGTTAAAAAGATCCAAGCGACTAAACACCAACTGCGACAATGAGTAACCCAATCAAACTCAATAGGATCAACTAGCAAAGCAGCAACAGCAAATGCCAATACAACAGAAAAACCAACATAACCCAAATACAAGAGAGGCGGATGGAATATCAAACCGACGTCTTGCAGCATTGGGGTTAGGTCACGCCCTTCTAGCGGCAAAATCGAATTCATTTCAAATGGGTTTGATGCGAATAAGGTGAACCAAGCAAATATCGCGAGTAACATATTCATTACCCATAACACACGGCTCTGATACTCCGTAGAATATTGCTTTTGTAAGGCAATCACACCCGACCAACAACTAATGGTTAACACCCAAAATAGCAATGAACCTTCATGGCCTGCCCATACGGCTGCGAGCTTAAAAAATGAGGGCAGTTGAGTATTCGAATGTTCAGCAACATAGAGGATAGAGAAGTCATCAGTGACGAAGGCATAGCCAAGCAGTGCGACAGAAGTGAGAGAGAACAGTGCACTTGAAAGAGAGAAACTGCGGATTAAACCTATATTTTGCGTCCGTTTGCTTAGCATTTGATAAAACGAATGCACACCAATAATGCTACTGAGTACAGCAACCAACACTAAACTAAACAGCCCCAAAGAACCGACCATATCACCTCAATAAGGCTCTACCTAAGCAGAGCCAAGTTAAACCATTATTAGCATTTATTGCTCAACTAGCTCATGTTACTCGACTAGCTGTCGTTACTCAGCGAAAAGAAATTTAGTGAGCAGATGTTCAGTATCCAACATCCACTCACTAATAAACTTGAGCGAAATTAAGCTATCGTTAACTGCCCTGCATAAAGGACAAAAGTTCGTAGCATTAACACGCCCATTAGGCTTAGCGAAGTCACCGAGAAAATATACAGCGAGCTATGGCGAATTGAAGTTGGTGTCACTGCATTCAACAACAATGGTAAAACCATGCCGACACCGATAACGCCGTACCAGAACCAACTCGCCCAGAAACCACTGCCAATTGCGTTCCATACTGCTTGCTCACTTTGACCACCAGCGAAAATAAGCCCAGTAAAGAAAGTAATAAGAACAAACAACTCAAACATCACGACCGGGCGTTCGAATCCGTGGATCCATGAAATACTTGGGCTATGAGGCGACTCTTTAAAGACCAGTACGCCAAATAAAATACATGCTGCTGCACCCGAAGATAAGCTCGAGAATAAGAACAAAATCGGCAGCACTGGGTTATTCAACAGTGGGAAGGTATTTAGAGCGGAAAGCAGGAATCCTGTATAAGCAGCAAGCATCAGAGCAAGAACAGCTAAGAATATTTCTAAAGCATTCTCAAACACTTCTAATTTGCCAATCCAGCTACCAACGAAATCGAGTCGTCCTTTTAACCATGTTTGGTCATTCAAGAACACGACGATTTGATCTCTAAAGATAATGCCGATCCAAAGGAACAAGATCACCATATACACTTGGAATAAGATCACACCCATCGACATCACAGACGTTGGATTATAGAAGATCATGATCTTCCAAAAGGATAACGGTTTTGTTAGGTGGAAAACCAAGATCAGCAGACCTGAAATGATCCCAAATGGTGCAAGAAAAGCCGTGGCCTTTAACACACCATTATGGGCAGGATCACCTTCAATGACTTTACGTTTTAGGTAAATGGAGATCATTACGGCCCCTGCCGACATCCCCGCGAGAAATAGATAGATTGCTATAATCCAGTCCCATACCACGGTACCAGACTGAAAAGCTGTGTCCCATGCACTCATAATCAGATCTCCCCTTTTTGGTGTGGCACTTTATAGAGTTTTGGCTGAGTACCTAGATAAGCTTTATCTCTGTAAACCACCTCAGATTTAAGCACCTGGTTTATCTCACTCTTAGGGTCATTTAAATCGCCAAATATCAGCGCATTGGTAGGGCAAGATTCAACACAAGCAGGCAATTTACCTTGTGCAAGATTGGTATCGCGACAGAAGTTACATTTATCGGCCGATTTATTCTCAGGATGGAAAAAGCGCACTTGATAAGGGCATGCCAATAGACAATAACCACAGCCGACACATTTCTCTTTATGCACATCAACGATGCCCGTTTTTTCATCTTTGTAGGCCGCCCCTGTTGGGCAAACCATCACGCAGGGCGCATTATCACAATGTTGACAAGAGTTACGAGTAAAACGGTAATCAACATTCGGATATTCGCCTTGAGGCTCGCTCTTAATAATTTCTAAACGCGATACACCTTCTGGCACTTTGTTCACTTCGCGACATGCTTCTGTACAAGCAGTACAACCAATACAAGCGGTTTCGTCATGAATCATTCCATAACGCTTGGCACCATCTTCTTGAACATTAGCCAATGTTTTACGACTTGTTACCGCCGCCGTTCCTGCAACACCAGTGGTGAAGATAACGGCACCAGCACCTGCTAAAAAGTTTCTTCTTGAGCAGCTCATAGATTACTCCCCTTCTTTCTTCTGGTTGAAGTCTGAATGGCAATCCACACATAGCTTAATGGTTTGCTTTTTATCTAAGCCCAGCACCTTCGCTTCGGTCGCATGAACATCGTGGCAATTTGAACACGTTAAGTTTTGTGCGTGAACATCGTGAGTCCAGCTAGCTTCACGAAGATCATCCGGTTTATGACAATCTATACATTGACTATTCGCATCTAAAATTAAGCTTGGATCTAGGAAAACCTTCTCAGTTCCCGGTTGTGATTGAGCCGAGCGATACTTCACCACTTCAGGTGCACCTTCACGGTGATCGGGGCCAATAGAGGTATGACAATCAGTACAATTCACTTCGCGGCCAAGTAAAGCGTGTGCGCTTTCACCGTGAGAGCCCAATACCGTTTCTTTGGAATCTTTATGGCATTGAACACACTTGTAATCTTTGTCGCGGATTAATTCGACTTCATGTCTTGTTGATTCTCCTACTGGCGTAACAGCAGGCTCAGCAACAGCATGAATGGAATAACCATAGAGGCAGAATGCTAGAAGGGATTTAAGCATTATGACTATGGCCAATTTAATATTGCCCATTTTATCCTTTCCTTATACCGGCATTATTTAACTCTCAACTAAATAATATTCCGGTTAAACAAAAGTACCCTTAAACGATATTATTACCGCTTAAATGATATCAATTCTTATTTTGGATAAGCCACAACGCTTTCTATGGTTAGAATATACCTCTAATTAGGTAATACGAAATTTGAATGGGTTAATCTGTGAACGCAATCACCCTATTTATACCATGGTCAATTGAGGCAAATGATTGTTATATATGATAATAATTCTCAATTAAATTCCAGTACCACTCGCCACCAATACCCCTAAAGGGGTATATAAACTTCAACGTGATTAAAGTCACTGTCATTAATTGATCTAAAACAAGCAATACCCAAGACGTAACAAAATGTGTTTGTTTATGAATTAATATAAACAGCAATTCTCCAATTCTTAATTTGAATAGCAAACTCACAACGCTTGGTATAAGAATCAGTATATTGGAGATATCACTGTGAAAAAGCATTGGATACGTAATTCGATCACAGCACTATTAATGGTTAGCGCATCACTAGCAAGCGCGACCAGTTTTGCTGCGTCTGAACAAAAAGAAATTGGCGACCCTCGTAACGACCAGTTCGAGCAAAACCACCCAGATCAATATCATTCATGGAGACAAACTTCAGAAAGCGAAACAATAGAAGACGCACTAAAAGAAGATCCCAACATGGTTATCATGTGGGCTGGCTACGGCTTCGCAAAAGATTACAACAAAGCACGTGGTCACTTTTATGCGATTGACGATGTACGACAAACGCTTCGTACTGGCGGCCCAACGGATGAGAGCTCAGGCCCAATGCCAATGGCATGTTGGAGCTGTAAGAGCCCAGACGTAGCACGTGTTATTGAAGAGCGTGGCGAAGACGGTTACTTCGAAGGTAAGTGGGCGCGTCTTGGCAGCGAGATCATTAACCCTATTGGCTGTTCAGACTGTCACGATACCCAAAGCGAAGGCTTTAAAAATGGTGAACCAGCACTGAAGGTGACTCGTCCTTATGTTGAGCGCGCATTTGATGCGATTGGTAAGAAGTTTGAAGACCAAGGTCGTTTAGATCAGCAAGCGTCCGTTTGTGCTCAGTGCCACGTGGAATACTACTTCACAGGCCCAACAAAAGGCGTGAAGTTCCCTTGGGACAAGGGGACTCGTGTTGAGCAAATGGAAGAATATTACGATGAAATAGGCTTTAAAGATTGGACGCACAAAGTATCTAAAGCGCCAATGCTTAAGGCACAGCACCCTGGCTATGAAACATGGCGTGAAGGTATCCATGGCAAGAACAAAGTCGCTTGTGTTGACTGTCATATGCCAAAAGTAACCAAAGAAGACGGCACGGTTTATACCGATCATAAAGTGGGCAACCCATTTGACCGCTTCGAAGATACCTGTGCAAACTGCCACACTCAGTCTAAAGAGACCATGCGTAACATCGTTTCAAGCCGTAAAGCGCAAGTACTGAACATGAAGTTAACTGCTGAGAAGCAAATCGTTGCCGCTCACTTTGAAGCTGGCGCGGCATGGGACGCAGGTGCAACAGAACAAGAGATGGAACCTATCCTGCTGGATATCCGTCATGCTCAATGGCGTTGGGACTACGCTATCGCATCTCATGGTGTTCATATGCACGCTCCTGAAATCGCTCTAGAAGTGCTAGGTACAGCTGTCGACCGCGCGGCAGATGCTCGAACTAAGATAGTTCGTCTACTGGCGAAGAAAGGCATCACTGATCCAATCGAGATTCCAGATATCTCAACCAAAGAAGCGGCTCAAAAAGCGCTTGGAATGGATATGGATAAGATGAACGCTGAGAAACAGCATTTCTTAGACACGGTTGTTCCTAAATGGGAAGAGCAAGCTGAAAAGCGTGAAGCCAACTACGAATACTAGTTTCTTCAATTAGACCATTACGTAAAAACCAGTCACACTATTACGATGTGGCTGGTTTTTTTAGGTTTTAGACATTCAACAAAATGTTTAGCTGAAAATACCCATTTGCTAACTCAAGGAATCAAGAATGAAGACCTTACTTTCGCTTTCAGCATTATGCCTGACACTACTTAGTTCAAGCGTTCACGCCTCTGAGCGCGCTGAAACAGGGTGGGATTTAATAGAGAAAGGCGCATTAGTCGTTGATGTCAGAACACCTGCAGAGTTCGAACAAGGACATCTAGACAACGCCATCAACTACCCTCTTTCTGAAGTGGCGACTCACTTCGCTAAGATAGATAAAGATACACCCATCGTTTTGTATTGCCGCAGTGGTAATCGTTCAGGACAAGCCTATCAATTCTTGCGAGCTCAAGGGTTTACTCAAATCCATAACGCAGGTGGATTAATCGAAATGCAAGAGAGCCAATAGCAATAGAGATTAATGGCTTTAAAGGCTAATCGCCTCAAAGGTAAGTCGTTTCAAAGGCTAATCGCCTCATAGACAAATAGCTTCAAAAGCCAATCAGTAAGAACAGCCGATTAACTAAGCCTAGCGGATCATCTGTTTGGCTTGGTTGATCGAATGAATAATAGAAACACGATCAATCCCCTTTTGATTGGAATCGAGGATTTGAGTCCATGCATCGATCGCTTGTTGATAGCGCATACTGATGAAGTGATCGGTCGCAATCAGCATCAATGCTGTACGATCATTGGGATCAAGCTGCATTGACTGATCCAATAATGCATTCACGTCATCGCTCATGGCTTGAGAACTAAGATAGTAAAGTGCCGTTGCTTTGGCCGCATAGAGACCAGAGGGGGCTTGTGGATCTAAACGAATCGCGTAGTCGTAACAGGTGAACGCTGCATCAAACTCCCCTTTCTGCATGTACACACCACCAAGCTTAAACCACAAATCGGATTGATTCGGGTCTTGCTCTAAGCTTTGCTGAAGCTCATCTTGGAAATCTGTTGCCGTGTAATTATTGTTGTCGTCCAAAGGAAGTTTAGGTACCTCTTGTTTTAGTTGAGACCAAACAAGCACGCTCAAAGTCACAGCAGTAAGCGAAACCACTACATTGCTTTTTAGATGACTGCTGTTTTTATTCGCCGCAATTACGACCACAATCAAAAACAGGCTCATTAACACCAACGCAATCAACAACCAGATGTCCATTCCACACTCCTTTCTATCCAGTCCCTACTCTATCGTTTTCCTCTCATCTCTATATTGATCAAGGTTTGCTATCGAGATTTTAG
Coding sequences within:
- a CDS encoding heme lyase CcmF/NrfE family subunit, translating into MVGSLGLFSLVLVAVLSSIIGVHSFYQMLSKRTQNIGLIRSFSLSSALFSLTSVALLGYAFVTDDFSILYVAEHSNTQLPSFFKLAAVWAGHEGSLLFWVLTISCWSGVIALQKQYSTEYQSRVLWVMNMLLAIFAWFTLFASNPFEMNSILPLEGRDLTPMLQDVGLIFHPPLLYLGYVGFSVVLAFAVAALLVDPIEFDWVTHCRSWCLVAWIFLTAGIILGSWWAYYELGWGGWWFWDPVENASLLPWLTSTALLHSLGVAKGKQQLLKWSLSLAFITFCLSILGTFIVRSGVLTSVHAFAVDPTKGIALLLILVLVLVSSFSLLIVRGESFESSPITSFASKSFLSLVAVLIFVLATAIVVFGTFYPMVFELLGLGNISVGAPYFNLLIAPLALLALAVVGLAPLLSIKPQASKGAITLIALVSICLGFACYGLQVEKIQVMALITWSLAFWVLLTHVYGLMVTRQTKFQRKVWVMTFAHVGVSVLAVGAAMNSYHSFERSYKLSPGTQVEFMDWTLSHRNTELYVASNFTAERAILGLEADEKSFFIEPERRHYQVRVMNMSEPAMKWFWHGDVYITMGEKVDSTAYAFRVQYKAYARWIWFGGLFSIIGALLSLAHRKKKTVKASQYAYQRS
- the nrfD gene encoding cytochrome c nitrite reductase subunit NrfD, translating into MSAWDTAFQSGTVVWDWIIAIYLFLAGMSAGAVMISIYLKRKVIEGDPAHNGVLKATAFLAPFGIISGLLILVFHLTKPLSFWKIMIFYNPTSVMSMGVILFQVYMVILFLWIGIIFRDQIVVFLNDQTWLKGRLDFVGSWIGKLEVFENALEIFLAVLALMLAAYTGFLLSALNTFPLLNNPVLPILFLFSSLSSGAAACILFGVLVFKESPHSPSISWIHGFERPVVMFELFVLITFFTGLIFAGGQSEQAVWNAIGSGFWASWFWYGVIGVGMVLPLLLNAVTPTSIRHSSLYIFSVTSLSLMGVLMLRTFVLYAGQLTIA
- the nrfC gene encoding cytochrome c nitrite reductase Fe-S protein, whose amino-acid sequence is MSCSRRNFLAGAGAVIFTTGVAGTAAVTSRKTLANVQEDGAKRYGMIHDETACIGCTACTEACREVNKVPEGVSRLEIIKSEPQGEYPNVDYRFTRNSCQHCDNAPCVMVCPTGAAYKDEKTGIVDVHKEKCVGCGYCLLACPYQVRFFHPENKSADKCNFCRDTNLAQGKLPACVESCPTNALIFGDLNDPKSEINQVLKSEVVYRDKAYLGTQPKLYKVPHQKGEI
- the nrfB gene encoding cytochrome c nitrite reductase pentaheme subunit, which translates into the protein MGNIKLAIVIMLKSLLAFCLYGYSIHAVAEPAVTPVGESTRHEVELIRDKDYKCVQCHKDSKETVLGSHGESAHALLGREVNCTDCHTSIGPDHREGAPEVVKYRSAQSQPGTEKVFLDPSLILDANSQCIDCHKPDDLREASWTHDVHAQNLTCSNCHDVHATEAKVLGLDKKQTIKLCVDCHSDFNQKKEGE
- the nrfA gene encoding ammonia-forming nitrite reductase cytochrome c552 subunit — protein: MKKHWIRNSITALLMVSASLASATSFAASEQKEIGDPRNDQFEQNHPDQYHSWRQTSESETIEDALKEDPNMVIMWAGYGFAKDYNKARGHFYAIDDVRQTLRTGGPTDESSGPMPMACWSCKSPDVARVIEERGEDGYFEGKWARLGSEIINPIGCSDCHDTQSEGFKNGEPALKVTRPYVERAFDAIGKKFEDQGRLDQQASVCAQCHVEYYFTGPTKGVKFPWDKGTRVEQMEEYYDEIGFKDWTHKVSKAPMLKAQHPGYETWREGIHGKNKVACVDCHMPKVTKEDGTVYTDHKVGNPFDRFEDTCANCHTQSKETMRNIVSSRKAQVLNMKLTAEKQIVAAHFEAGAAWDAGATEQEMEPILLDIRHAQWRWDYAIASHGVHMHAPEIALEVLGTAVDRAADARTKIVRLLAKKGITDPIEIPDISTKEAAQKALGMDMDKMNAEKQHFLDTVVPKWEEQAEKREANYEY
- a CDS encoding rhodanese-like domain-containing protein encodes the protein MKTLLSLSALCLTLLSSSVHASERAETGWDLIEKGALVVDVRTPAEFEQGHLDNAINYPLSEVATHFAKIDKDTPIVLYCRSGNRSGQAYQFLRAQGFTQIHNAGGLIEMQESQ
- a CDS encoding TPR domain-containing protein, translating into MDIWLLIALVLMSLFLIVVVIAANKNSSHLKSNVVVSLTAVTLSVLVWSQLKQEVPKLPLDDNNNYTATDFQDELQQSLEQDPNQSDLWFKLGGVYMQKGEFDAAFTCYDYAIRLDPQAPSGLYAAKATALYYLSSQAMSDDVNALLDQSMQLDPNDRTALMLIATDHFISMRYQQAIDAWTQILDSNQKGIDRVSIIHSINQAKQMIR